A region of the Spirochaetales bacterium genome:
TTGTCACTTCCATAGAGACGAATCCCCGGCGCACGAGTTCATCGAGCTTTTTATGCGCTTCCTCGATACCGATATCCGCTTCGAGTGCGACGAGCGCCGGTGTCACCTTCCCCTTGTTTTTTTGCGCGATGGAAAGTATCACTTTCTCTGTTTTTTGTATCTTGTTTGAGGCGATCTGTGCTTCATACTTTTCCCGGAGAAGAAGCTGTTTCTTCTTCCCGAGAAACAGGAGAACGACCGAGGGAACCAATCCGGTAAAAAAAGTGCCGAAACCCCAGCCGGCACCCGATCTGCCCAATCGCTTGGCGAGAAACCCGGTAAGAACGCTCGTTGCGACAAACGAGCACATAAAAAGGGGAGCGACAATAGTATCGAATAACGTCGCCGGGAAAACGCCTCCCATTAGCACATAACACAACACAATTCCCGTGCCGAGCGCCGCCTTCAGTATATTGGTTTTCCGTTTCTCTTTTCTTTCGTTATCCGGCATACCTTCCTCCGGCTTCGTGTTATATGGAATCGATGAGGTTATTAATCTCTTCGGATATCTTTTCTGTCTTTTCACCCACGATCGTTTTCGCTTTTTCCAAATCCAGTCCGGCGTCACTCCTGACTGATGTATAGAATTTGATCTTCGGCTCCGTTCCCGACGGCCGCACGGAGATGATACTATCGTCGGCGAGGAAAAACTGGAGAACATTCGACGAAGGCAGGCTGATATCTTTCACCTTTTCCCCGGTTTCCATATACCGGGTCGTCCCGGTTTTATAATCCTTGACCAACTTCACGTTTTCTCCGCCGATTTTCTCCGGCGCCTCATTCCTCAGTTTGTCCATAAGGAGCTGCATTGTTTTTATTCCGCTTTCTCCCTTGAAATATTTCGATATGAGGCTTTCTTCAAAATAACCGTACTTATGATAAAGCTGGTTGAGACGATCGAGTACGGATATATTCTTCGAAAGATGGTAGAGTGCCATTTCACACGCCAATGTCGCGGCCGTTACCGCATCCTTGTCACGGACATTCGTTCCGATCAGGTATCCGTAGCTTTCCTCATATCCCATGACGAATTGCGGGCCGTCATGATTCGATTCGAATTCCCGAATCTTTTCACCGATATATTTGAAACCGGTGAGGGTATCGAAACAGATTGCGCCGTAATCCTCGGCGACGAGACGTCCGAGTTCCGATGTGACTATTGTTTTTACCATCGCGCACCTGGGAGGAAGTTTTCCCATCTCCTTGAGACTCATAAATATGTAATCGACAAGAAGCGCGCCAAGCTGATTTCCGGTCAACAGGTTAAAGCGCCCGTTTTTTTCCGGAACGGCGATACCGAGTCTGTCGGCATCCGGATCGGTCCCCATGACGATGTCCGCCTTTACCTTTCTTCCCAGCGCGACCGCTTTCTCCAGGGCGGAAGCTTCTTCCGGATTGGGATACTTCAATCCGTTAAAATTACTGTCGGGATCTTTCTGGTCGGGCACGAATATCACATCGATCCCGAGTTCGGAAAGCGCCCTGGATACGGGAACGGCACCCGTTCCGCAAAGTGGAGTATAAACGACCTTAAGTTCCTTTCCCCGTTCCCTGACGAGCTGCGGACGAAGCGAGAGATCCTTCACCGTCTTGATAAAGGCTTTATCGACGTCCCGGTCGATCATGATTAAAAGACCCCGATCGATCGCTTCTTTTTTATCGAGGACGGTGATATCGTTCGTTACCGCTTTTACTTCTTCGATAATTCCCTCATCATGCGGCGGCAATATCTGCGCCCCGTCGTTCCAGACGACTTTGTACCCGTTATATTCTGGCGGGTTATGACTCGCCGTTATCACGATGCCGGCCGCGGCCTTGAAATATCGTACGGCAAAGGAAAGCTCCGGGGTCGGCTTCAGTCTGCCGAACAGATACACGCGTATATTGTTTCCGGTCAGAACCCCGGCTGCTTCTTCAGCAAAGGTATCCGAATGAAGCCGTGAATCATAGGCAATAACGACGGAAGCGCTTTCCGCCGGGGCGGTTTTCTTGATATAATTGGCAAGCCCCTGTGTCGCACGCTTCACAACGAACGGATTCATTCGATTGTACCCGCCGCCGATAATCCCACGAAGACCCCCGGTCCCGAACTCGAGATCGGTATAAAAACGGTCATTCAAAGCATCGATATCACCCTCTGCGACAAGTCGCTCCACTTCCTCTCTGAAACGCGTGTCTTTTTCAAGAAAGATATAATCTTCTGCCCTTTTTAAAATCGTCTGCTTGTCCATGGCGATATCACTTTCCTTCAATAATAAAGATAACACATGGCAATCCAAAAGACCATTGCCGATCCCTTTATAAACTATACCAGATGGATACGGAGGATTCAATAGTCGAAGGATTAATTGATAATGGCCTCACGCTTTTTTTATGTCACGGCGAAGTATGGACTTTTTCTTCTTCCCGTAATAATATCGGTACAGGACGCCATGATGAAAAAACCGTTACCGTACGACGCGTATGATGAACTGGCCGATTCATACGCTGTGATGGTCGATACAAAACCACATAACGCTTTGTACAATACACCGGCAGTCATTTCCCTGCTGCCGGATGTACAAAACGCTCATATCCTCGACGCCGGCTGCGGTCCCGGTTTTTTTACCGAAATTTTATTGAAGAAAGGTGCCGTTGTCACCGCCTTTGATGCAAACGAGAAGATGATCCGGCATGCGCGGGCTCGTGTCGGAGAAAAAGTCACGCTTCTTAGGGCGAACATGGAAGAGCCGCTCGCGTTTTTAGGTGACAATACCGTTGACGGCGTACTCAGTTCTTTAGCGGTTACCTATGTAAAGGATCATACGCCGCTTTTTGCCGAGTTCAGCCGTGTTTTACATCCGGGCGGCTGGCTTGTCTTTTCAACGGAGCATCCCTTTTTTTCCTACCGTTATTTTAACATCGACAATTATTTTGAAACCAGAGAAGTAAGCTGTGTCTGGAAAGGTTTCGGCAAACACGTGACAATGCCGAGTTACTATCACAGCCTGGGAAGTATTGCTGAGGCCTTAAGCGGTAACGGATTCGTCATCGAACGGATACTGGAACCCAGGCCGCTTCCGGAATTCAAATTCACCTCCCCTGAGGATTATGAAGACCTCATGAAATTCCCGTTATTCATCTGTATAAGGGCAATTACGCGTACGGCTTAAAATCGGAGGCGATCTGTTCCAGGGTCCGGTGACATCCGGAAAATGCCTCCACTACGGAGGGATTGAAGTGTGTGCCCGTACCCGACACGATAATATCATGCGCTTCTTCGAATGATTGGGCCTTTTTATACACACGTCTTGTCACAAGCGCATCATAGACGTCCGCCAGTCCCGCGATCGCGCCGGGAAGGGGTATGTCCTCTCCTTTCAGGCCGTACGGATATCCGCTTCCGTCATACTTCTCGTGATGATAGAGGATGACATCCTTGCAAAGCTTTAAAAAAGATGATTCATGATGATTCTTTTCTACCCGGTCCAGGGTACGGTACCCGATTACGCAATGACGTTTGATGATATCGTATTCATCTCTATCCAGTTTAGCGGGTTTTAGCAACACCGCATCCGGTATACCGATTTTTCCTATATCGTGCAGCTGACCGGCAAGCGCGAGTTCCTCGCTGAATGTATAGACCGTTTCTGAGGTAAGGTTTCCCCTGCGCCCGAGTTCGTCCGTCAATGTTTTTATATAATACCGGATACGGGAAAGATGATATTCGGTTGCGGGATCGCGCGATTCGGCGACTTCCGCGAGTGCGACGAGAATGGAATCCCTCACACCTAAATTGATGATACGTTCCGCTGATTTGATGCGAGCCGTCAGTTCCGCTTTCTGAAACGGCTTTGTGATAAAATCATCCGCCCCGTGTTCGAGGGCGAACGCCATCTGTTTTACTTCACTTTTACCCGTTGCGATAATCACATAGGTCGACTTATCTCCTTCTTTTCTGCGGATACGTTTTAGAAGATCTATTCCGGTCATCTCCGGCATGAGCCAGTCGGTAACGACGATATGCGGCCGTTCCTTTTCCCAGATTTCATAGCCCGAAAGACCGTCATGCGCGACCATGGTCTCCAACCCCATATCCGTGATATAACGGTTCAATTTTTCCCTGCTTACCAGTTCGTCGTCAACGATTAATAATTTCATTGTGAACGCTTTATTTCCGCTCCTTTTTCCTTACTGTTTACTTTCTCGGAGATATAAAAATCATTGAGCAGATCGGTTTCGGATGAAAGTTCATCAATGGCCGATCGAACGGTATCCCACCGTTCGTTTTCCGCACCTTTCTGTATCGCGAAGGCGACACGCGAGATACGGTACGCGGTGATATTCGCCGCCCCCCCCTTCAATTTATGTGCTTCCATGACCAGTGTCCGTTTATCCTTTTTTCCGAACGCACTTTTCATAAGTATAATCTGTGTTTTGAGGTTTTCAAGGAATTTAAAAAGAATATTGAAAAAAAATTCCATATCCCCTTCAAACTCCTCATACGCCCGTTCCATATCCACCGGCTTGAGGACATCCGGTTCTTCCGCGACAACCCGGTCTTTTATGGAAGGCCGCACATATTCGTGTTTGTAACAGATTTTCGACGCGTCGAATGCCGCGGAACTGACAAGCCAATACGTCACCTTTTCAATGAGTTGTTTCTTTTGAAAGGGTTTGGTAAGTACGTCATTCATTCCCGCTTCCAGACATTTTTGCCGGTCGCTGTCGAATGCGTGGGCGGTAAGCCCGATGATCGGTATATCCTTGTTGCCGAGTTCCTCTCGTATATACCGTGTCGCCGCATATCCGTCCATTTCCGGCATCTGTATATCCATCAGAACAAGATCGCAATGGTGAGCCCCGAACACCTCGATCCCTTTTCTCCCGTTTTCCGCCGCGAGCACATGGCATCCCGTGTTTTGCAGATGTATCTGTGCGACTTTCAGATTCGTCTGATAATCATCGACGATAAGTACGGTCGCATCGATCTTCGAGGGCAGTTTCTTTATCTCGAATTTGTGTACGTCTTTCAGTTCGTCTTCACGAGGGATCCCGAAGCTTGCGGTAAACCAGAACGTGCTTCCTTCACCCGGTTTGCTTTTCACCCCCATCTTCCCGCCCATAAGGCCGGTCAGTTGATTCGCGATCGCGGTTCCGAGCCCCGTGCCGCCGTATTTTCTCGCAATCGATGTTTCGACCTGTTCGAAATTATTGAATATGATATCCTGCTTGTCGTCGGGAATCCCGATACCGGTATCCGTAATGGAAAACTTCAGTTCGACCTTTCTCGTTCCCCGCTTACGATTTTTTGTTACGTTGACGGAAATACCACCTTTTTCGGTAAACTTCACCGCGTTGCCGATGAGGTTCACCAGAATCTGACGCAGTCTGAGGGGATCCCCTTTCAGGGCGGCGGGGACATCGTCATCGACGGTCATCGAAAAACTGAGGCCCGTTTCTTCCGCCTGGAGACCGTAAAAACTGGCGATCGATGAAAGAAGCTCGGAAAGCAGGAACGGAACAATTTCGAGTTCGAGTTTACCGGCCTCGATCTTCGACATGTTCAGCACCTGATTGATGAGTTCGAGTAGTTTTTCCGATTCCTTGACAATGGTTTTCGAGAATTTCTTTGTTTCCTCGATATCGTTCGATTTTTCGATAATTTCGGCGAATCCCGAAATTGCATTGAGCGGTGTTCTCAGTTCATGACTCATATTCGCCAGAAAAATACTCTTTGCCTGATTCGCCCTGTTTGCTTCGTCCATCGACCTTACCAGTGCCCTGTTGACTTCGATCACGTCTTTTGTTCTGGATTCCACCTCCTTTTCGAGTTCTTCCGAATATTTCTTACGCTGCTCCAAAAGCATGTTGAGGTTTCTCGACATTTTTTCCACTTCGACAAAGGTCGATGAAAAACGAAGATTGAGAAGAATCGCCTGACAGAAAATAAAGACAAACTGTCCGATGGGAATAAGATGCGTACTGACGATAATTTCCTGTGTGTAGAGAAGATCGTGAACGACGGTGACGAATAAAACAGAAAATCCGATCAAAAACACGATAACGCCGTTCCGTTTGTTCCTGAAGGCTTTAGCGATGATAATGAATATGTAAAGACACGCGGCCACGGTGACAAGCTGCATAACGGTCAGGATCGCGTTGCTTATGACATATGGAAGCAAAAGGGTAAAACAGGCGACCGCGTGCAGAACGGTAAAAATACGGGGAAAGTATTTGGAAGTTTCATCGGGATACAGGTAAAAAATAAACTGGATGAAACAGGGGACACTCAGGTAAAAGGTAAGCACTTGAAGATTAATAAAAAGCCGCCAGTTGATGTCGGGGAAAAGCGAGAGGAAAAAACGCTCAGAATGGAGGATAATCCGGAACGCGATAAAAATACAGAACAGTCCGAAAAACAAAAAAGATTTTTCCCGGAGTTTACTCGCGAAGAAAACCAGATGATAACAGCCGATGATGAGAATCGCTCCAAAGAGAAATATTTCAAAACCGAGGCGCTGCTCCCGTTCCTGCAGAATATGCTCCTGGTCCCCGATCGTCATCGAAGTCCAGACTCCACCCTGTTCCATCTCAAAGTTCGATATCTGAAGCAGTACATCGGCTTCCTTTACCGCTTCAATAAAGACGATACGCGGCTTCATCTCCGGCCGTGAGGTTTCTCCGGTTCTGCCCACTTTTCCGGTTTCAAGCAAGAATCTGTCCCCGACGAATAAACGGTAAGAGGAAAAAACGATCTGGAATTTGAGTCCCACTCTCCTTTCGTTATCCGGCAGCAGAAGCCTGAGACGGTAGGTGGCAAAACCGCTTTCATCGAGCCGTGTGCCTCCGATCGTTTTTCCCTTCCAGAATCCGGGAACATCGATGTAACCGGTCGGCGCGGGTTTATTCTCTCCGATAAAATCTTCAGGAACGAGCAGACGGTTCCAGTAAATTTCCCATTGCCCGTTCAGTGCGACAGATCCGTTTTTCCGAAAATTCCAGTCGCGGAGATCGAGAACGCCCCCTTTTACGACCGGTACGCTGATATTCTTTCCGATGATGCTGCATGAAGGGAGGATCGCGCATACCGCCATCACGATACCGATGGCAACAAGGTCCCGGATGTGAATGTGATGTCGATGATCGGATGTTTTCATGATATAATCGATTCAGTATATCCCGGCCAATCCGATATTGCAAGGGAAAAAACACTTCGGGCAACCGGGGATCCCGCTGCGCCCGGGAATGTTCCGCTCATGGAAACATAGCTGCTTCCTGCTTTCTTTCCGTAGAAAAGGCGGGTTCTGTTCGAGGTTTTTTCATCGGATTTCGGTGAGACACGAACACCGGTCGAACCGGGCCGAATCACCCGTTATTGAAGGTCGCGTATGCGAATTTCCGTATGGTCCTGCCGTGCCAGCATACCGGTTAAAAGCGATGTGTCCGTTTTCCCATAGTGATACGGATAGACAATTCCCGGCTTGAATGCGCTGACCGCTTCCGCCACCTGGCCCGGTGTCATCGTGTACGGTTGATTCATGGGGAGAAATGCGATATCGATGTTTTCGAGTTTTTGCATTTCAGGGGTATTTTCCGTGTCTCCGGCGATGTATACCCGTTTCCCGCCAAGCGAGAGGATATACCCGTTATCCCTCCCTTTCGGATGATAATTGCTTCGACCGGCTGTCGTATTATACGCAGGAACCGCCTCGATCGTTATACCGTCGATTTCCCGTATATCGCCGTTTTTCATGACGATACCGTCTTGTATCCGCCGGGAAGACTCCCCGTCGAGGATGACGACGGTCGAGATTTTTCGTATTTTTTCGATCGCATTCGAATCCAGGTGATCGGGGTGGCTGTGCGTGACAAGTATCACATCGGCCGCAGGCATTGCGGAATAATCAGCATACATGGAAACCGGATCGATATGAATGATTTTACCGTTATAATTCATGAGAAGCGTTCCATGTCCGATAAACGAAATGCTCAGCGTTCCGTTTTCCAACTGAAATGTATCTGTCTGAAAATTTACCATGACATCCTCCACTCCTCTCTCGTGATTGCCCGGTCCGCGATCGACGGCCGGATTTTTACCCGTGCAGCCAAATGCCGCGAAAACGATTAACAGGATGACTGTTATTTTGTTCATGGTCTACTCCATGATATTTTTTTTACAATCCTTTTGCGACAAGCTTCCGCAGCATGTCTTCAATTTCATGCCGTGCATTCGAATCCGGCTCCACTATGATGTTGAACCTGCGGCCGTCCGTTTCTTTTTCGATATACCCCGAACCCATCCGCCGTTCTCCGATATGCACCGATGTATTTTCAATCGCCCTTTCAAAAAGCGAGACGAGTCGTTTATAGTCGGCCTTCATGATTCCGGTGACGCTCCGTTCCCCACCGCTGTAAATGCCTGATGAAGAGAATGACGGCTGGACGGGTATATACTCGATCGAATTCCCTCTGATAACGTAACTGTTACCGCTTCCGTCTGAGTAACGATATATCGTCGTCTCCATATTTCGACACCCCCATGAAAATACAAGCATCGAGGAGAACAATATGAAAGCCGCGTGTGTTTTCATACTCTCATTTTCCCCGCTGTCCCTGACCGAGCAGTTTCTTTACTTTATCCAGATCCCCCTGGAGTATCGTACTCGACGGGACTGCTTTCAGCGCGGACTCGAGGAGTGCTTTCGCCCCTTCGTAATCCCCCGCGTTCCAGAGTTCGATAACCTCGTTATGAATATCGACTGAATAATTATAGAGATACACCTCATGATTTTTTCGTAATACCCGATCGTTCCCCACAATCTCCATGGCTTTTTCCAGATAAAAAGCCGCCGGGAGATAACCATCCCGTTCCGCGATGGTTGCCGCACGTTCCTGATATACGATAACCATGAACTTTTTCCATGTTGCCTCATCGACGTCACCCCGTCTTTTCAATGTCTCGAGCAAAATCTCCGCCGCGTCGACCTCTTTTTTTTCAAGAAGACCGACAATCCAGTTATTGATGAGTCCTCCCTTTGTCTCCAAAAGCCGTTTATCCGGTCCGTACATCATGATTGCGCTATCGATAATACGAAGAGCATCTTCATAGGACCCTTTTGCCGTGTATTCACTTTTTTTCAGCGCGATGATGACGGAAAACTCTGTCTTTTCCGCCTCCCCCAAACGGCCCGCTTCATACCGGCGGCTGATAAAGGTTTCTGCGTCGTCGAACCTGTACGCGGTGAGCATGTGAATCACGTAATTATTGGCAAGCTGCAAACGTAATCGCGTTATCTTTTCATCGTCTCCGTATATATCGATAGCCCTGTCGAAAAACAGGCATCCCTCTTCGTACCTCCGTTCGTTGTCATAGAAAGCGGCGATATTGTAGAATGTTTTGACCATGTTGTCGAAGGAAAAATCGTCTTTCAGCAGTGTATAAATATCGACGCCCAGACCGACCGCTTCCCCGAACATATCTTTATTGGTATAGGCGGTAATCCGGTTCTGGAGAATGAGGGTAAGCAATTCGAGCCGGCTTATATTCTGACGCCGGCTGTAATTGGATGGCGGCACATACGAGTATCCCGTCGCGTTCCCGAACGCGTCGACAAACTCCTTTTTTTTGCCGGGTTCAAACCCGAAAGCGGTGGTTGTTTCCACATCGTATTCGACGCCGTCCGCCCGCACCCGGCAGAAAGCGTGATCCGTGGTTTTCACGCCCCAAACCTCGATCGAAAGCCGGCCGAGGAGAATCATGTACAATACGGCCGACGAAACACAATTGTACCGGCCGCTTTCGAGGACCACGTCGACCGATGTCTGGTATTCATCATATGAATCCAGTATATGCTTGTGAAGGTAAAGGAGGGCGTTCTCCGCACTCTCCTTTTCGCTTTTATATTCACGCCCCAGGATCTCGTAATCCGAACACAGCGCGTCGATCATATCGATATATACGGTGAGCGATTCCGAAGCGGCACCCGAAAATACAAGCGCCGCCGTGACGATTTCGCGGTCCGTGAGAACCTCCTCCGATGAGGCGAGTTCTTTCACGAATGCCTGCGGTTCGAGCCGCGGAGTTCCCGCCATGTCGTCCGGAAACACAATTGGTATTCCCGCGATACAAAGTAGAAAAACAAAACCACATCCCATCCATTTTTGTCGGTCCATATCTTTAAATTTATAGAGAGATGGTATAATATTCAACAGAATACGGTAAAAAAACAATATTCCGATGAGGAGGAACAATGGAACCTGACAGGGATTTGATCATTATCGGGGCCGGCGCGGCCGGACTCAGTGCTGCACAATACGGGGCGAGGGCGAATCTTAACGTATTGTTGATCGAGGAGATGGCGGCCGGAGGACAGGCAATGATCATCGACAGGCTTGAGAATTATCCCGGTTTTGTCGAACCGGTGACCGGGTATGTTTTTTCACAAAAAATGGAAGAGCAGGCCCGCCGGTTCGGTGCCGAGATCCTCAATGATACGGTAACCTCGCTGAAAAAAGAAGACGGGTGTTTTTACGTGGAGACATACGGGGGGAACTACACGTCATATACGGTGCTGCTTGCGACAGGGGCAAAACACAGGACACTGAACATACCGGGTGAAAAAGAGTTCAGCGGCAAGGGTGTTTCGTATTGCGCGACCTGCGACGGCCCCCTGTTCAAGGGGAAAAAAATGTTCGTCGTCGGCGGCGGTGATGCGGCCTGTGATGAAGCGATGTTTCTCGCCAAACTTTCCGATAATATTATCATGGTACACAGGCGGGACCGTTTCCGTGCACAGAAAGCCCTGGCGGCGAGGGTGTTGAACAACGACAATATCGAAGTACGGTTCAATACCGAATTGAAGGAGATAAAGGGCGGTGTCATGGTCGATAGTGTCCTCCTCTACGATAATCAAAAAAAATCGGAATTTTCGGAAGCGGCCGATGCTGTTTTCATTTTCATAGGATCGGAACCACAGACACAACTGGTAAAAGGCTTTGATCTGGACTACGATGAAAGCAGCTCCGTTATCACCGATCAGAAGATGCAAACGAAAGTTGCCGGGCTTTATGTGGCCGGAGATGTGAGGGCAACCCCTTTCAGGCAACTCGTCGTCGCGGCCGGAGAAGGGGCCATCGCAGCGCACGCCGCTTCCCAGTACATCGATGAACAGAAAGGACAGGCATACTTATAAGCGATGGGCTGGAAGATCGCAGGGCGCACTTCGTATCCGGAAATAAAGGATTTTCTTCTCGCGAGAGAATGGAGTTGTGCGTCGTTCAGTGACAGATTCAAAAGAATGCATTCAATCAGTCTCAAGCAGAAAGAGCATTGCATCATTATCATCAATAAAGACACCCATCCCCAACGTATCCGTGAGGCGGTCATGTTCACGCAATACGGACTCATCCTTCCTGTTCTCGAATCGAACCCGCCGTCCGGGGAAGTATCGTTGAACGGGATTCTGCAATGCCTTGGCGATTACATGAAAAAACTTCATTCGGTGATGGGCTTGATGGAACATGTTGTCACGATCGAACGGATCCTGGGAGACAAGCCTTCGGAAAAAGTCGATTACTATCTCATGACCGCAGCCCCGCATGAAGCGAAAATTCCGGAAAGAATCGATATCCCCTACATAACGATCAGGCGCGCCCGTATTCGTGATGCGGGACTGCTTTATCCCCTCCAGAAGCAGTACGAACTCGAAGAGGTATTCCTCAATCCGGCGCGATTCAAACCGTCCGGCTGTCTCGCCCATTTGAAAAGAAATCTCGGCACGGAAATCAACTACCTTGCTGAAATTAACGGGATACCGATCGCGAAAGCGGGAACGAATGCGCAGGGGTTTTTGGTCGATCAGATCGGTGGGGTTTTTACACAGAAAGAGTTTCGGAACAGGGGGATCGGTTATGCCATTATGGCGAGACTCTTGAACGACATTTTCAAAAAACACAAGCTTGCCACTCTTTTCGTCAAAAAGAACAACACGCCGGCGATTACCCTGTACAGAAAAATCGGTTTTTCCATACGCGAAAACTTCAGGATAAACTATTATTACTGATTTTTTAAAATTTCGCCGCCGTTCGGAACACGTCCATTACAGGTGTATTATTACTCGGGTTTGATCCGAATCCCGGCGGATTTCTCATCGTCAATCGAAACACACTTGATGATATAATAGGTATCCTTTTCATAATCCTTGTCAAAATATGAGGTGAGACCGGCGGGAAGAATATATTCTGGCTTTTCCCGTCCCTTACTGTATTTTTCAATGACAACCGTTTTAAAAAAACCGCTTTGAGGATTCTTCCATTTGAGGGCCACCCCTTTTGAAATTTTTCTGGCGATAAGCGGCGTGACATTCTCCCTGTACAGGGCTTCGGAATAGCCGCTTTTATCCACGACCCTGATGGTGCCGTTCACCTCCGAATAACGCTCTCCCCCCGTCTGCCGCCACTGTCCCAGGATGACGATCACGGACGGAATCAAAGCAAGGATAAGAAGCGCCGCAAAGGCAAATCCCGGTCTGAACAGTAAAGCGAAAAAAGGAGACGGCTTTTCTTCTTTTGCCTTTCCGATCACGTGTTTCATCCGTTCGTCGAGGCCATCGGGCAGCCTGATATTGACTCCTTTTTCAAGATAATCGAAATACTTGTTTTGACCTTTCATACCGACTCCTTCCACTCCACGGCCGAATCCTTTCCATCCACGGCCGAATCCTTTCCATCCACGGCCGAATCCGTTCCATCCACGGCCGAATCCTTTCCCGCATTGACGATTCCGGGGTATACGGACGATTCAGGTTGTTCCAGGATAGTGCCGAGTCGCTTTCTTCCGCGGTAAAGGATCGATTCGATCGATCTGACCGATTTACCGGCCGCAGACGCGATTTCTTTTGTCGATTTCCGCGTGTCATAGAAAAGCTTCAGCACCTCATATTCGGTGGCTGGCAGCATAAGCATTGCTTCGCGCAGGCGGATAATTTCCTCTTTTTTTTCGAGTATATCGCCGGGATTACCGTAATGACTTTCAAGTACGACGTCATCGAGGTTCACCGTTTCCCGGCTTTTCACCGTTTTTTTCTTTCTGTAATATTCAAAGACCGCGTTCCGGGTAATCCTGTATATATAAGGCCTGAGTGCCGACATGGAAAATATTTTGTGAAAATTGAGAAAAATCTTTTCAAAAACTTTTACGAGAAGGTCCTCCGCATCCTCATACCTTCCGAGACGGCGCACGATATAGGCGAAAAGCTCCCTTTTATACAGATGATAGAATACGGTCAGCCCTTCTTCGTCTTTCTCCTTTGCCTTCGAAAACCATCCGGATGTGTAGAGTTCTTCCTGCTTCAGGCGATCGTCTGTGTTATCGGGATACCTCTCCGTCATTCCCCTTTTTTTACCCTCTGTGCAATTGATAGCATAAAAACCTTGATTTGTCACCAGCAGCGTTACGACAGCCTGTGTCGATTTCACTCAGGTTTCCTCCCCCTCCCTTATTATAACGCCGTAAAAAGGAAAACCACGCATTGTCCGGTACGGGAAGACGAACCGGCTTCAGGGGCACGAACTGAACTTGTACCCCACCGTATGAACCGTAAGGATATAACGGGGGTGCGACGGATCGTCCTCTATTTTTTGTCTGAGTTTTGCGATATGCTGGTCGAGTGTCCTCGTCGTTCCTTCATACCGTATTCCCCATACCTCATCGAGAATCGTGAAACGGTGCAGTACTTTATCCCTGTTTGAAAGAAACAGCCTGAGAAGCCGGATTTCACGCGGGCTTACCGTGAACTCTTTCCCGCCCTTTTTCC
Encoded here:
- a CDS encoding phospho-sugar mutase; the encoded protein is MDKQTILKRAEDYIFLEKDTRFREEVERLVAEGDIDALNDRFYTDLEFGTGGLRGIIGGGYNRMNPFVVKRATQGLANYIKKTAPAESASVVIAYDSRLHSDTFAEEAAGVLTGNNIRVYLFGRLKPTPELSFAVRYFKAAAGIVITASHNPPEYNGYKVVWNDGAQILPPHDEGIIEEVKAVTNDITVLDKKEAIDRGLLIMIDRDVDKAFIKTVKDLSLRPQLVRERGKELKVVYTPLCGTGAVPVSRALSELGIDVIFVPDQKDPDSNFNGLKYPNPEEASALEKAVALGRKVKADIVMGTDPDADRLGIAVPEKNGRFNLLTGNQLGALLVDYIFMSLKEMGKLPPRCAMVKTIVTSELGRLVAEDYGAICFDTLTGFKYIGEKIREFESNHDGPQFVMGYEESYGYLIGTNVRDKDAVTAATLACEMALYHLSKNISVLDRLNQLYHKYGYFEESLISKYFKGESGIKTMQLLMDKLRNEAPEKIGGENVKLVKDYKTGTTRYMETGEKVKDISLPSSNVLQFFLADDSIISVRPSGTEPKIKFYTSVRSDAGLDLEKAKTIVGEKTEKISEEINNLIDSI
- a CDS encoding methyltransferase domain-containing protein, translated to MASRFFYVTAKYGLFLLPVIISVQDAMMKKPLPYDAYDELADSYAVMVDTKPHNALYNTPAVISLLPDVQNAHILDAGCGPGFFTEILLKKGAVVTAFDANEKMIRHARARVGEKVTLLRANMEEPLAFLGDNTVDGVLSSLAVTYVKDHTPLFAEFSRVLHPGGWLVFSTEHPFFSYRYFNIDNYFETREVSCVWKGFGKHVTMPSYYHSLGSIAEALSGNGFVIERILEPRPLPEFKFTSPEDYEDLMKFPLFICIRAITRTA
- a CDS encoding response regulator, coding for MKLLIVDDELVSREKLNRYITDMGLETMVAHDGLSGYEIWEKERPHIVVTDWLMPEMTGIDLLKRIRRKEGDKSTYVIIATGKSEVKQMAFALEHGADDFITKPFQKAELTARIKSAERIINLGVRDSILVALAEVAESRDPATEYHLSRIRYYIKTLTDELGRRGNLTSETVYTFSEELALAGQLHDIGKIGIPDAVLLKPAKLDRDEYDIIKRHCVIGYRTLDRVEKNHHESSFLKLCKDVILYHHEKYDGSGYPYGLKGEDIPLPGAIAGLADVYDALVTRRVYKKAQSFEEAHDIIVSGTGTHFNPSVVEAFSGCHRTLEQIASDFKPYA
- a CDS encoding response regulator — encoded protein: MKTSDHRHHIHIRDLVAIGIVMAVCAILPSCSIIGKNISVPVVKGGVLDLRDWNFRKNGSVALNGQWEIYWNRLLVPEDFIGENKPAPTGYIDVPGFWKGKTIGGTRLDESGFATYRLRLLLPDNERRVGLKFQIVFSSYRLFVGDRFLLETGKVGRTGETSRPEMKPRIVFIEAVKEADVLLQISNFEMEQGGVWTSMTIGDQEHILQEREQRLGFEIFLFGAILIIGCYHLVFFASKLREKSFLFFGLFCIFIAFRIILHSERFFLSLFPDINWRLFINLQVLTFYLSVPCFIQFIFYLYPDETSKYFPRIFTVLHAVACFTLLLPYVISNAILTVMQLVTVAACLYIFIIIAKAFRNKRNGVIVFLIGFSVLFVTVVHDLLYTQEIIVSTHLIPIGQFVFIFCQAILLNLRFSSTFVEVEKMSRNLNMLLEQRKKYSEELEKEVESRTKDVIEVNRALVRSMDEANRANQAKSIFLANMSHELRTPLNAISGFAEIIEKSNDIEETKKFSKTIVKESEKLLELINQVLNMSKIEAGKLELEIVPFLLSELLSSIASFYGLQAEETGLSFSMTVDDDVPAALKGDPLRLRQILVNLIGNAVKFTEKGGISVNVTKNRKRGTRKVELKFSITDTGIGIPDDKQDIIFNNFEQVETSIARKYGGTGLGTAIANQLTGLMGGKMGVKSKPGEGSTFWFTASFGIPREDELKDVHKFEIKKLPSKIDATVLIVDDYQTNLKVAQIHLQNTGCHVLAAENGRKGIEVFGAHHCDLVLMDIQMPEMDGYAATRYIREELGNKDIPIIGLTAHAFDSDRQKCLEAGMNDVLTKPFQKKQLIEKVTYWLVSSAAFDASKICYKHEYVRPSIKDRVVAEEPDVLKPVDMERAYEEFEGDMEFFFNILFKFLENLKTQIILMKSAFGKKDKRTLVMEAHKLKGGAANITAYRISRVAFAIQKGAENERWDTVRSAIDELSSETDLLNDFYISEKVNSKEKGAEIKRSQ